From a region of the Mercurialis annua linkage group LG1-X, ddMerAnnu1.2, whole genome shotgun sequence genome:
- the LOC126673687 gene encoding uncharacterized protein LOC126673687, whose amino-acid sequence MCRGLKPYLEAVGYKKWARSHCDSNRHKVMTTNIVESMNYIIKAGKALPVTLLEYLRKMVQEWSYTNRHLARSTFTALSKRAEDVLNDNYIQSMKLVVSSSNDSVKTVYAHTTKFIVDLKERTCTCRRF is encoded by the exons ATGTGTAGAGGTTTAAAGCCATATCTAGAAGCTGTTGGTTACAAGAAATGGGCAAGATCACATTGCGATAGTAACCGGCACAAAGTCATGACAACAAACATAGTAGAATCAATGAATTACATAATAAAAGCAGGTAAGGCTCTCCCGGTCACATTACTTGAGTACCTACGCAAAATGGTACAAGAATGGAGCTACACAAACAGGCATTTGGCTAGATCAACTTTCACAGCCCTATCGAAAAGAGCAGAAGATGTCTTGAATGACAATTACATTCAATCAATGAAATTAGTG GTTTCAAGTTCAAATGACAGTGTAAAGACAGTTTATGCACATACAACAAAATTCATTGTAGATCTAAAAGAAAGAACATGCACATGTAGGAGATTCTAG
- the LOC126671090 gene encoding uncharacterized protein LOC126671090: MAILKDMNQDHYKFCSHYFTKETILKIYDETVYPVEDESTRNVPGEVAQKIVTPPEGRTKSGRPQNKRMRSSLEKINHNKCSRCRLYEHNVKTCRNMPKKK, from the coding sequence ATGGCTATACTCAAAGACATGAATCAAGATCATTACAAATTTTGTTCCCATTACTTCACCAAAGAAACAATACTAAAGATTTATGACGAAACAGTTTATCCGGTGGAAGATGAGAGTACGCGAAATGTGCCGGGAGAAGTAGCACAAAAGATTGTCACACCACCGGAAGGAAGAACAAAGTCAGGAAGGCCTCAGAATAAAAGAATGAGATCTAGTTtggaaaaaataaatcataacaaATGCAGTAGATGTCGGCTATATGAACACAATGTGAAGACATGTAGGAATATGCCtaagaaaaaataa
- the LOC126671096 gene encoding pre-mRNA-splicing factor CWC25-like produces the protein MDPKNTPDIINVTEDGLHNSGEKRNTGGPSFSTPQYQTNPMRGSNPIAFNLNTEEQQAPSVAAQDSYNEMLKKVLESVQANLDRLASEAKRTNDRHEETMKILRENFSPTAPRRRGRTENANPSRRETRAENNKSKEPQTRGNGERNEARNQRENRTSNEESPNRDKSNEESPETPRNEHNQEDARSGLNSKRDERRDKEKEDAPPKS, from the exons atggacccaaaaaacACTCCGGatataatcaacgtgacggaagacgggcttcacaaCTCTGGGGAGAAAAGAAATACCGGAGGGCCCTCTTTTTCAACACCTcaataccaaactaatccgatgaggggaagcaacccaattgctttcaatctGAACACTGAAGAACAACAAGCACCGAGCGTAGCAGCACAAGATTCGTacaacgaaatgctgaaaaaggtacTAGAATCGGTCCAAGCAAATCTGGACAGATTGGctagcgaagccaaaagaacGAATGATAGGCACGAAGAAACCATGAAAATCCTGAGGGAAAatttcagccctacagctcccagaagaagaggaagaacagAAAACGCAAACCCAAGCCGACGAGAGACGAGAgcagaaaacaataaaagcaaGGAACCCCAAACCAGAGGGAATGGAGAaagaaacgaagcaagaaaccaacGAGAGAATAGAACAAGCAATGAGGAAAGTCCGAATAGAGACAAATCCAACGAGGAATCACCAGAGACACCCAGAAACGAGCataaccaggaggacgcccgaagTGGTTTGAATTCAAAGAGAGACGAACGAAGAGacaaggaaaaagaagacgccccacCAAAGA gttga
- the LOC126666227 gene encoding calmodulin-like protein 3: MPTILLRISILYNLLNSFIFSLLPKNKLFTFLFPSNPCNNFTTTHQEQEHEQIQPPSASNSVTMESPSTNKELKRVFQMFDRNGDGRITKSELNDSLENLGIFIPDKELCQMIDNIDANGDGCVDIEEFSGLYRSVIRDEQKNDEEDDEMREAFNVFDKNGDGFISGDELRSVLDSLGLRQGGCAEDCKKMIMKVDADGNGLVDFVEFKEMMKAGVFTAAS, encoded by the coding sequence ATGCCAACAATTTTGCTAAGAATTTCCATTCTTTATAACCTTCTCAATTCTTTCATCTTCTCTTTACTCCCCAAGAACAAGCTTTTCACCTTCCTCTTCCCCTCTAACCCCTGTAATAATTTCACCACCACCCACCAAGAACAAGAGCATGAGCAAATTCAACCACCCTCTGCTTCAAATTCTGTCACAATGGAGTCTCCATCCACTAATAAAGAGCTAAAAAGGGTATTTCAGATGTTCGACAGGAACGGGGATGGTCGAATAACGAAGAGCGAGCTCAACGATTCCTTAGAGAATCTTGGAATTTTCATTCCGGATAAAGAACTGTGTCAGATGATAGACAATATCGACGCGAATGGCGACGGGTGTGTTGATATCGAAGAGTTTAGCGGGTTGTATCGGTCTGTAATAAGGGACGAGCAGAAAAATGATGAAGAAGACGATGAAATGAGAGAAGCTTTCAATGTGTTTGATAAGAATGGTGATGGGTTTATCAGTGGCGATGAGTTGAGATCTGTTTTGGATTCTCTTGGTCTTAGACAAGGCGGATGTGCTGAGGATTGTAAGAAGATGATCATGAAAGTTGATGCTGATGGCAATGGTCTCGTTGATTTTGTGGAGTTTAAGGAGATGATGAAAGCTGGTGTTTTTACTGCTGCTTCTTAG